Below is a genomic region from Mycoplasma phocoeninasale.
TGACCTTTAAATACTGAAAAAAACAAATTAAAATTAACCATGAATCAATGCTAGAAGAATTTGCCGATGGCATTCATTTTCTAACCAGTATTGCATATCGCAATCATCTAAATCCAGAAATTCCAGTCATTATCAAACATACTGATTTTAATATACAACTAATTTTTACATATCAATGTTTTACTAAATTGTTTAAATCTGAGAAAAAATCAAATATCAAAAAAGCATATGGAGCATATTTGGGACTAGGTGAGATCATGAAGATTTCATATAATGACATTATTGAATCATACAATAAGAAAAATCAAAAAAACTTTGAGAGAATTAAGAATAATTACTAATAATTTTTTAACAAAGCAATAAATTAGTAGGGCTAATCTATTCCTACTTTTATTTTTATTTTTTATAATCTAGCAAAGGATATTGAGCATAAAGATCATATTAAAAATATCTCTAATCTTTGTAAATATACTAATTGATAAATATCATTTTAGTAGACAACTAATGAGGTTAAGTAAAATTTCGTCCGTGTATAAAATGGAAAACCTTAGCTTTTTTAAGTAGTTATACATTTGCAGTTTTATAATTTATTATGGAAATTATGATAAAAAATTAAAATTTATTCAAACCAGGTAATAAAAAGCACTAAAAATTGATTAAATAAAATTACTTAATATAGTGAAAATAATTAAATTATCAACATAATAGGTATTTTTCATTATAAAATACAATCACCATTATGCAAATATAAATTTGAAATCATTCTAACTGAAGAGTTTAAATAATCTTTATGATAAAAAACTACAAGTAAAAGTAGGATTAAAGTTCTATTCTTGTAATTAAAACTATTTATTATTTGATAATGATTTTATGAATTTCAGTAAGTGACTTATTTTCTTTAAAATTGAGAGTTAAATTGTTGGTTTTTATTATTTCAAAGTTGTGCAATTGTAAATTAATAATTTCATTTTTTCCATTATAAAATTTTCTAGGTTTATTCTAAATGATTTAATACTTAGGTTATATTTTCAACGATGAAGATAAAAATCTCTATGAATAATAACTAAAAATTTATTTTCAACTATGGAGGAATATTAAAATGAACACCAACTTTACGGTTTTCGATAACACGAAAATTCTTTTAAGACTAAGTCGAAGCGAAAACTGGAAAAAAGATATAACGATTAAGGCTCTCTTAGGATTTAACATTATCAGTGTTTTATCATTTATTGGGATCTTAATTTCAGATATTGTGATTTTTTATGGATTTGACGCAAAGGAAGCTATCAATATTTTTACATGACAGCTATTAGTCAAAATTCTTTTGGTCTTTAGCATTTTTATGTTTAATAAATTCCAAGTAAATCGCATACTGTCCAAAAAACTTATGAGTTGCACAAATCAAGATTTTTCATATTGTAATTGCGAAGGTTATTATTTAGTTAATCGCTTTATTAATAATCAAAAATTAAGTAGAAGTTATCGACTAAATAAGATTTTTAATCTTCTACTAACAATTAGCTATTTATTTGTTGCTATAATTCCCTTTATTTTTAGACAACAAGTTTTCAATGACCTAGAAAGATCGGCAACAATCTTTAGCATCATATATCTTGTTAAATTGTTTTTAGTTGATCTAATTTGTGCTTATGTTATTAATAGTAACATTTTTGGTAAGAAAAATAAATTCAAAGTAGATGCCGAATTAGGCAACTTTATTAACTATCTATACTTATTTATATACTTTATCTTTTATGGAAGTTTATGATTATTTATTAGTTACCTTACTGCCTTTAACATTTTAAATGGTTTTTCACTAATTTCTCTTTACTATGCAGCAGTATTCACAATTCCATTTTTCTACGTTGCCAAAGTTATCAACACACTAGTTTTATTAAGGAAGGACTTAAGCAAAACCAAATACCTACTTGCTTTTATGCCACTATTTGTCCTTCCTGAAAAATCAATCAATGAATAGAAGTTCTATTCACCTATCTACCTCTATGCTAATAAATTGCAAATAATAATAGATGCTCCTTAAAAGCAGTAAATCATTGCTAAGGAAGCACCTATTTTTTTGGCTTTACAATATAGTTATACTATAATAATTATTTCGACTGCTTAAAATGACATTTCAAAATCAATTCATTATTTTTAGCATTTTTATATCTAACTTCAAGTAGAGTAGCTGAAAATATCCCTTTCTCTAAGAAGAATTAAAAAGCCAAATGACCTAACATTTGACTTTTTCACTACCGAAAATGGCAGATTTTATTATCATTTAACATCTTTACGTGATAGAGGCATTGACATACAACGTGCATTTCCCATACCAAGTGATAGTTGGTTACCTTTAAATGGTAAAACCTTAATTCCTGCAGCTTCTAGAGCTTGATTGGTTTTTTCATTACGTGAATATCCAATTACAACTCCTGGTGCAATAGCTAAGTAGTTTGTACCATCAAAGTGGGTTTCTCTTTCAACATCAATGTCTGAAGCAGAATCTCCAGCAATAGGAATAAGAATAGGTTTTTTGTTAATAATTGTTTCCAATAATTTTTCTAGTGGTAAACCATTTACTTTTGGTTGTGGTTCATCGCCACCATTAACTAAATCGTAATCTCAGAATTTAAAGACATCATTAGCAATTGGTGAGTATAGGAATTTATCTTTGTCTAACATTGTTAGTCATGTATCTAGGTGCATTAGGTTTGTTCATTTAGGAACGTTAATAGCAACGATACGTTTGAATTCACATTCTTTGTTTGCTTTGATGTTTTTTGCTAATAGAGTGATTGTTTCTAAGTCGGTTCTTTCTGAAACACCAACAACTAAAGTTTCGTTATTGTAAATAAATACGTCTCCACCTTCGATTGATAATTTCATAGCTGGGTTGTAGTATAGTGGTGTGTTCATTAACTTAGGGTGATTTGCGAAAACAAATCTTGAGAATAATGTTTCACGTTGTCTAACTTTATATCTCATGTAGTGAATTGTTACACCATTTCCAACTGATGCAAATGGATCACGAGTGAAGTATAAGTTTGGCATTGGGTCAACAATTAATTCACGATCTGATTCAATTTTTAGATCATGTTTGGTAATTCCAGCCATCATGTATTGAATCAATTCTCTTGAAGATTTTATTCCCATTAAGAATTTTCTTACTAATTCTTTATGTTCTTCAGATAAAACTGGTTCTGAATCTTCTAGAAATTCTTCGATTAGCTTTTCTTGTTTTTCCTTTGAAACCATATCATATGTTTCAGATACTAGATCTGTTAGCTCAACTACATTAATATTGTTTTTCTTTAGTTCAGCAACGAATTCTTGATGTTCTTTACGAGCGTCATGACTTTCAAGAATTGCTGAGAATAATAACTCATCTAGTCGGGCTGGAGTTATATATTCAATTTCACGCCCTGGTTCATGTACTAGAACTGATTGAAGTTCTCCTATTTCAGAGTATACATGAATTCCATTAAATTTACTGTCAAATACAGACATATTTATTCCTTTCAAATTAAGATGTTATGTTATATTTAAGCGTATAAATAGGTTTCGTTTTGGTTATAATTTAATTCTTTTCAATTTTAAGAAAAATATAATTGCAAATTAATATTATTTATACAATTCAATTATACTATTTTGTTATACTTTTTTATGTAAGTCTAGTAGATATAAGATAATTTTTAAGACTAGATTTAATAATTAATTAACTTATTGCCAAAAATATCATTGAAAATTAATTTTATAAATTATTTTTCAGAGGAAAAAGGAGAATAATATGCAATACAAAACTCTTGTTGATATCGCAAAAGAGACATTAGGAAATAGTGAAGGTATGGAATTTAGAGATATCTTCGAAGGCGTTAGGGAACGAATTTTTGATAGATGAAGATCTGAAACACCACAAGAAATATCAGATGAAAAAATGTTAGAAGCTAAAAGAGGCGAACTATTTCGCTTACTAACTGTTGATGGAAGATTTTTTCACAATGAAGATGGGACATGAACTGCCCTAAGACCAGAAATTAAAGGCTAGTAGTATCAATTACTAGTTTTTTTAAATTTTAAATATTAAAATATAAATATGAAACATAAAAAAATATTTTTAGGCTTAACTTTGACAGCTACATTTATTCCAGTTGCTGCGATTTCATGTACTGTCAAGGAAAATAAGTCAGACACCTTACTAAAAGAAGAAATATTACAATTAAAACAAATGCTAGTTGATCATGGTTCAGCTATTATTGAATATGAAAAAATTTCTGCAGATATTAGTAGCGTTGAACAAGAAATTAATCAAAGTCAGTTTGATATTAAATTAATTAAAGAACAAATTAAAGAAATTAAAAACAAGCTAAAAAAATACATTGATGATAAACTCGAAGCAACTAATTTTAAATTTGAAATAAACAACCTCGAATTTAAAATTGATAAAGCCCGTGATATCAGTAATTGAAACATAGAAATTGCTGATGGTGATACCATTAGAATATCAGTTATTCGGGACGGAAAATTTCCAGAAATGGCAAATATCCGTTTTGCAGGAGTTGATACTCCGGAAACACATAAGCGCAAAAATGGCAATTTTATTGATACAACTGGAGAACAATTTAAGTATGGGAAAATTGCTGAATTTTATACCAAGCGAATTATTCAAAATGCGAAAAAAGTTTTTATAGTTCCGCAAAAAACAAAAAGCAAAACAAATAAGGGCAAGGATAAAGATAAACAATTTTTAGATCCATATAATAGAATTGTTGGAATAGTTTATTACCAAGACAAAAATGATAAAATTTATTGCCTTAATGAGCAGTTAGTTTATTATGGATTTGCAAGAATGAGTTACATTTCACTAAGTGAAAGCAGCACATTTTATACTGCAAATGTTGAATACTTTAATAGCCTAGAAAAAGCGAAAGAGCATGCTATTAATAATCATCTAGGCATTTATGCAAATGATAATAAGTTTAAAGAAATTTTTCCTACTAAATAAGGTTTAGACATTATAAAAGTTACATAACGAGGAATTTAATAATTTAAAGACACTTTAATACTTTAAAAACTAATATTTTTATTAATGAATTTAATAAAGGTATTTTTTAGTTTTAATTATTTTCAGTAAATAATTGCCATATTAAGCAAAAATAAAATTTTTATTATATAATTTTTTTTGCTTAATGGCAAATATGGGTAAGTACTCAAGTGGTCGAAGAGGCGGTCCTGCTAAGACTGTAGGGGTGATAAAACACCCGCGGAGGTTCAAATCCTCTCTTACCCGCCATTTTTTTATTGCAAGAATTTAAGAAAAAATCCCCATGTTAGAGGATTTTTTTTGTTTCCTTTAATTAACATTAAAGTGGAAAAGTGTCTTTACTTCCTTTAATATTTACATCACTAAAAACAATTTTTTCTGTTCCGTCAGTCTTTCAAAAGATAAATGTATAAACTTTATTTTTATCCAATTTTTCTTGTGATCATTCAAATACTAATGGAAATTCCACGTTTTCTTTAGCTACTGTAGTAGTTTTCTTGATGATAGGGGAATTATTACTATCTAGCTTTAGAGTATTGTCATTTTCTCCATTAACTTCTGTTGCAAAAGCAGTCCAATTTCCTGTAACTCCCTTAACTGGAGCTAAATGTAAACTAAATCTAAATACTCCTTTATCATCTAATTTATTTTCTGCTCTAGCTGCTGGGTGAAGCAGTGTTCTTGTTTTAACTCTTTCTTCAGGGAAGGCAGTAATTCCATGTTTAGTAAAATCAATTGTTTGATTTGTTCTACGACCTTCTTCTGCAATGAAAGTATCTTTGCTTCCTTTTATATTTTCGTCGCTAAAAACAATTTTTTCAGATCCATCTTCTTTTCAAAAGATAAATGTGTAGAATTTTCCTTTTTCTAATTTATTATTATCTGTTCATTTAAAGATTAATGGAAATCCTTCATTTGGGTCAGCTTGTTCATCTGCGGTAGTTGTAGCAACCTTTACAGATTTTGAAGGAACCAATGTATTGTCTTCTAATGATTTTACTTCAGTTGCAAAGCCTAATCATTTTCCTTTAACGCCTCTAGTTGGTTCTAAATGCAATTTAAATTTAAATACGCCTTCAGAATCTAGTTTGTTAGCATCTCTAGCAGCTGGATGAATTAAAGTTCTTGTTTTAACTCTTTGTTCAGGGAAATTTTGAACTCCATGTTTTGTAAAATCTATAGTTTGATTTGTTGCTCTTGCTTTTTCGGCAACAAATGTATCTTGGTTTGAGTTAATATATTTTTGATCAAAAACTATTCTTTCTGTACCATCTTTTTTTCAAAATACAAATGTATAGAATTTTCCTTCATCTAATTTTTGTTTATCTCATTTAAAGATTAATGGAAATCCTTCATTTGGATCAGCTTGTTCGTCAGCTTCAGTTTCTGTTACTTTTACTGCTTTTGAATCAGCTAATGTATTATCATTTAATGATTTAACTTCAGTAGCAATACCTACTCATGTGCCCTTTACTCCTTGTGTTGGAGCTAAATGCAATTTAAATTTAAATACTCCTTCAGCATCTAATTTATTAGCATCTCTAGCAGCTGGATGAATTAAAACTCTTGATTTAATTTGAGATTCAGGTAATTTTGTAATTCCATAATCTTCATATTTTAGAGTTTGATTAGTATTTTCCTTAATTTTTTGTTGTCCACCACCATTATCGGTATTTGAACAAGAAGCGGCTATTAATGGAATAGCTATAATTGATGAAATTGATCCCAATGAAATCATTAATTTTGTAGATTTTTTCATATTTGTTCCTTTTTTTGTTAAACATTTATTTTGTTATATATTCAGGAATATATAAGTATTGGTGTATGTCATACTTTTCAAAATAAAAAACATATTTTGAAATAAAGGTTATATATCTTTTCTTTATAAATGACATACTAAAATTATAATTAAAATCATAAAAATACAAAAAAAATTAACTAAAATTACTCTATTTATAGTATAAAAATCTCAAATAAAACATATTTTATGTTTTAGTAATATACTTATAGTAAAAATACGAGAAATGAAACATTACAATTAAGGAATAAAATATGAAAAAAAATCTTAAATGACTAGTTATTATGCCGATTTCGGTTTTTAGTTTACCGATGATAGCGGCAGCTTGTGAGAATAAAAAAGATAATATAGAACCAAAAAATCCACCGTCAATGGATATGCCAAAAGATCCAATGATAACGCCACCAAATGACAGTACTCCCCAAACTCCACCAAAGATGGATATGCCCCCTAAGAAAGACGCTCCTCAAACTCCGCCATCAAAAGATGTGCCTAAAAATCCAATGCCAACACCACCAAATGACAGCACTCCTCAAACTCC
It encodes:
- a CDS encoding dUTP diphosphatase, coding for MNLKYIFDTQIKLDEEISNSLINPSNVDKKRVIALLVELGEFANEVMTFKYWKKQIKINHESMLEEFADGIHFLTSIAYRNHLNPEIPVIIKHTDFNIQLIFTYQCFTKLFKSEKKSNIKKAYGAYLGLGEIMKISYNDIIESYNKKNQKNFERIKNNY
- the arcA gene encoding arginine deiminase translates to MSVFDSKFNGIHVYSEIGELQSVLVHEPGREIEYITPARLDELLFSAILESHDARKEHQEFVAELKKNNINVVELTDLVSETYDMVSKEKQEKLIEEFLEDSEPVLSEEHKELVRKFLMGIKSSRELIQYMMAGITKHDLKIESDRELIVDPMPNLYFTRDPFASVGNGVTIHYMRYKVRQRETLFSRFVFANHPKLMNTPLYYNPAMKLSIEGGDVFIYNNETLVVGVSERTDLETITLLAKNIKANKECEFKRIVAINVPKWTNLMHLDTWLTMLDKDKFLYSPIANDVFKFWDYDLVNGGDEPQPKVNGLPLEKLLETIINKKPILIPIAGDSASDIDVERETHFDGTNYLAIAPGVVIGYSRNEKTNQALEAAGIKVLPFKGNQLSLGMGNARCMSMPLSRKDVKW
- a CDS encoding thermonuclease family protein, with the protein product MKHKKIFLGLTLTATFIPVAAISCTVKENKSDTLLKEEILQLKQMLVDHGSAIIEYEKISADISSVEQEINQSQFDIKLIKEQIKEIKNKLKKYIDDKLEATNFKFEINNLEFKIDKARDISNWNIEIADGDTIRISVIRDGKFPEMANIRFAGVDTPETHKRKNGNFIDTTGEQFKYGKIAEFYTKRIIQNAKKVFIVPQKTKSKTNKGKDKDKQFLDPYNRIVGIVYYQDKNDKIYCLNEQLVYYGFARMSYISLSESSTFYTANVEYFNSLEKAKEHAINNHLGIYANDNKFKEIFPTK
- the rpoE gene encoding DNA-directed RNA polymerase subunit delta, coding for MQYKTLVDIAKETLGNSEGMEFRDIFEGVRERIFDRWRSETPQEISDEKMLEAKRGELFRLLTVDGRFFHNEDGTWTALRPEIKG
- a CDS encoding variable surface lipoprotein translates to MKKSTKLMISLGSISSIIAIPLIAASCSNTDNGGGQQKIKENTNQTLKYEDYGITKLPESQIKSRVLIHPAARDANKLDAEGVFKFKLHLAPTQGVKGTWVGIATEVKSLNDNTLADSKAVKVTETEADEQADPNEGFPLIFKWDKQKLDEGKFYTFVFWKKDGTERIVFDQKYINSNQDTFVAEKARATNQTIDFTKHGVQNFPEQRVKTRTLIHPAARDANKLDSEGVFKFKLHLEPTRGVKGKWLGFATEVKSLEDNTLVPSKSVKVATTTADEQADPNEGFPLIFKWTDNNKLEKGKFYTFIFWKEDGSEKIVFSDENIKGSKDTFIAEEGRRTNQTIDFTKHGITAFPEERVKTRTLLHPAARAENKLDDKGVFRFSLHLAPVKGVTGNWTAFATEVNGENDNTLKLDSNNSPIIKKTTTVAKENVEFPLVFEWSQEKLDKNKVYTFIFWKTDGTEKIVFSDVNIKGSKDTFPL